Proteins found in one Elephas maximus indicus isolate mEleMax1 chromosome 11, mEleMax1 primary haplotype, whole genome shotgun sequence genomic segment:
- the NAPA gene encoding alpha-soluble NSF attachment protein isoform X3, protein MMLPPVLWMLAMPSRRQIPKGRFTIAAKHHISIAEIYETELVDIEKAIAHYEQAADYYKGEESNSSANKCLLKVAGYAAQLEQYQKAVDIYEQVGTNAMDSPLLKYSAKDYFFKAALCHFCIDMLNAKLAVQKYEELFPAFSDSRECKLMKKLLEAHEEQNVDSYTEAVKEYDAISRLDQWLTTMLLRIKKTIQGDEEDLR, encoded by the exons GGCCGATTCACCATCGCAGCCAAGCATCACATATCCATCGCCGAGATCTACGAGACAGAGCTGGTGGACATTGAGAAG GCCATAGCCCACTACGAGCAGGCTGCAGACTACTACAAAGGGGAGGAGTCCAACAG CTCAGCCAACAAGTGTCTGCTGAAGGTGGCCGGCTACGCTGCACAGCTGGAGCAGTACCAGAAAGCCGTGGACATCTATGAACAG GTGGGGACCAATGCCATGGACAGCCCCCTCCTCAAGTACAGCGCCAAGGACTACTTCTTCAAGGCGGCCCTCTGCCACTTCTGCATCGACATGCTCAATGCCAAG CTGGCTGTCCAGAAGTATGAGGAGCTCTTCCCCGCCTTCTCCGATTCCCGCGAGTGCAAGCTGATGAAA AAATTACTGGAAGCCCATGAGGAGCAGAACGTGGACAGCTACACCGAGGCG GTGAAGGAGTACGATGCCATCTCACGGCTGGACCAGTGGCTCACCACCATGCTGCTGCGCATCAAGAAGACGATCCAGGGTGATGAGGAGGACCTGCGCTAG
- the KPTN gene encoding KICSTOR complex protein kaptin translates to MGEATVAAGPCPLREDSFTRFSSQSNVYGLAGGASGRGELLAATLKGKVLGFRYQDLRQKIRPVAKELQFNYIPVDAEIVSIDTFNKSPPKRGLVVGITFIKDSGDKGSPFLNIYCDYEPGSEYNLDSIAQSCLNLELQFTPFQLCHAEVQVADQLDTVFLLSGNNPAIHLYKENEGLHQFEEQPVENLFPELRNLTSSVLWLDVHNLPGTSRRLTALGCQSGYVRVAHVDQRSREILQTWTILQDGPISRVIVFSLSAPEETKERPQREEYSVLVASMLEPAVVYRDLLHRGLEDQLLLPGSDQFDSILCGLVTDVDLDGRLEVLVATYGQELLCYKYWGPESGLPEAEHGFRLLWQRSFSSPLLAMAHVDLTGDGLRELVVVSLKGVHILQHSLIQASQLALTRLRHQVEQRRRQHQQELGGRVGPGAAETPAS, encoded by the exons ATGGGGGAAGCGACTGTGGCCGCGGGGCCTTGCCCCCTGCGCGAGGACAGCTTCACGCGCTTCTCGTCGCAGAGCAATGTTTACGGGCTGGCAGGCGGTGCGAGCGGGCGCGGGGAGTTGCTGGCTGCCACCCTTAAAGGCAAGGTGCTCGGCTTCCGCTACCAAGACCTCCGACAGAAAATCCGGCCCGTGGCCAAGGAGCTGCAGTTCAACTATATCCCCG TGGACGCGGAGATTGTCTCCATCGACACCTTTAACAAGTCACCTCCAAAGCGGGGCCTGGTCGTGGGGATCACATTCATCAAG GATTCGGGAGACAAGGGCAGCCCCTTCCTTAACATCTACTGCGACTACGAGCCTGGCTCTGAGTACAACCTTGACTCCATTGCCC AGAGCTGCCTCAACCTGGAGCTCCAGTTCACCCCTTTCCAGCTGTGCCACGCAGA GGTCCAGGTGGCGGATCAGCTGGACACTGTGTTTCTCCTGAGTGGGAACAACCCAGCCATTCATCTCTACAAGGAG AACGAGGGGCTGCATCAGTttgaggagcagccagtggaaaaCCTCTTCCCAGAGCTCAGGAATCTGACCAGTAG CGTCCTCTGGCTTGACGTCCACAACCTGCCCGGCACATCCCGTCGGCTCACAGCCCTTGGCTGTCAGAGTGGTTATGTCCGTGTTGCTCACGTGGACCAGCGGAGTCGAG AGATTTTGCAGACATGGACCATCCTGCAGGACGGGCCCATCTCCCGCGTGATTGTGTTCAGCCTCTCGGCCCCGGAGG AGACCAAGGAGAGGCCACAGAGGGAGGAATACAGTGTGCTCGTGGCGAGCATGTTGGAGCCAGCCGTGGTGTATCG GGACCTGCTACATCGGGGTCTTGAGGACCAGCTTCTCCTCCCAGGCAGTGACCAGTTTGACAGCATCCTCTGTGGCCTGGTCACCGATGTGGATTTGGATGGGCGCCTGGAAGTCCTGGTGGCCACCTATGGACAG GAGCTGCTGTGTTACAAGTACTGGGGCCCAGAGTCTGGGCTCCCCGAGGCTGAGCATGGGTTCCGCCTGTTGTGGCAACGGAGTTTCTCCAGCCCACTGCTGGCCATGGCACACGTGGATCTGACCGGGGATGGGCTTCGGGAGCTCGTCGTGGTCTCCCTGAAGGGTGTGCACATCCTGCAG CACAGCCTGATCCAGGCCTCACAGCTGGCCCTGACCCGGCTTCGCCACCAAGTGGAACAGAGGAGACGCCAGCACCAACAGGAACTGGGGGGCAGGGTGGGTCCAGGAGCTGCTGAGACTCCAGCCTCCTGA